One region of Prosthecobacter debontii genomic DNA includes:
- a CDS encoding addiction module protein — protein sequence MVIEHFPEVRQLSAAEKLIFVSELWDDLAEHPSEVPVERHIIAELDRRMEDFRDHPDKFTTWETIQQKVLGRQL from the coding sequence ATGGTGATTGAACACTTTCCTGAAGTTCGGCAGCTCTCGGCGGCTGAAAAACTTATTTTTGTCAGCGAGCTCTGGGATGATTTGGCTGAGCACCCCAGTGAAGTTCCCGTCGAGCGGCACATCATTGCGGAGTTGGATCGTAGGATGGAGGATTTTCGCGACCATCCTGACAAATTTACAACTTGGGAAACCATTCAGCAAAAAGTCCTCGGGCGACAACTATGA
- a CDS encoding MBL fold metallo-hydrolase, with translation MTVHTLDLHFQNTPGLIAAYLVESQGELALIETGPGSTLPTLCQAISNLGFRLESVRHVLVTHIHLDHAGAAGWWAQQGAQVYCHTNAARHLIDPSRLVESARMVYGDAMDRLWGEMLPAPAEKVTILKDGESLVIGDQQIVACDTPGHARHHLAFIVGSACFTGDVAGLRLKQSGYLSVTAAPPQFDPPAYLASLNRLLAGHFDRLFLTHFGEITDVQKHLLHYQGRVEQVHQNVRQWVQQGLTEDQLREKYEDTERTLATSVGLSEEAWRLHEMANSTQMCADGVRLFVEKNS, from the coding sequence ATGACCGTTCACACGCTCGATCTGCATTTTCAGAACACTCCAGGGCTCATCGCTGCCTATCTGGTAGAAAGTCAGGGAGAATTGGCCCTGATCGAAACAGGGCCAGGCTCAACCTTACCCACACTTTGCCAAGCCATCTCGAACTTAGGGTTCCGTCTCGAAAGTGTGCGCCATGTCTTAGTCACTCACATCCATCTGGACCACGCAGGTGCTGCCGGGTGGTGGGCGCAACAGGGAGCCCAGGTGTATTGTCACACGAACGCGGCCCGTCATCTTATCGATCCAAGCCGTCTGGTCGAAAGTGCCCGCATGGTTTATGGTGATGCCATGGACCGCCTCTGGGGAGAGATGTTACCTGCCCCTGCTGAAAAGGTGACGATCCTCAAGGATGGAGAAAGCCTAGTCATCGGAGATCAGCAGATTGTCGCCTGCGATACACCGGGGCACGCCAGGCATCATCTGGCCTTTATCGTTGGCTCCGCCTGTTTTACGGGAGATGTCGCGGGGCTTCGGTTGAAGCAAAGCGGCTATCTGTCTGTCACCGCAGCTCCCCCCCAATTCGATCCTCCCGCCTACCTCGCATCCTTGAATCGGCTTCTGGCAGGTCATTTCGATCGGCTTTTTCTCACCCATTTCGGAGAAATCACGGATGTCCAAAAGCACCTTCTTCATTACCAAGGCCGGGTTGAGCAAGTCCACCAAAATGTCCGGCAATGGGTCCAACAAGGCCTAACCGAAGATCAGCTCCGTGAAAAATATGAGGATACTGAGCGGACCTTGGCTACCTCCGTAGGGCTCTCGGAGGAAGCTTGGAGGCTTCATGAAATGGCTAACTCGACCCAGATGTGCGCCGATGGAGTGCGCCTTTTTGTGGAAAAGAATTCTTAG
- a CDS encoding LOG family protein has protein sequence MRIAIYCGANGGHDPLYRQAAAGLAAHLARQGIGLVYGGGNVGLMGVIADAALEAGGKVIGVIPQSLMEKELGHGGVTELHVVRSMHERKQMMVDLSDGFIALPGGFGTLDELFETLTWLQLSFHGKPVGLFNVNGFFDGLLQFLDHMASQGFLRQVHRNCVLVSDNPDDLLAQMRAFQAPDLGKWIETMVAAER, from the coding sequence ATGCGTATCGCGATCTATTGTGGAGCTAATGGTGGGCATGATCCTCTCTATCGCCAAGCTGCTGCCGGTCTAGCAGCCCATTTGGCACGCCAGGGCATCGGACTCGTTTATGGCGGCGGAAATGTGGGCCTGATGGGGGTGATTGCTGATGCTGCTCTGGAGGCTGGAGGCAAGGTCATCGGGGTGATTCCTCAATCCCTCATGGAAAAAGAGTTGGGGCATGGCGGAGTGACTGAATTGCATGTCGTGCGCTCAATGCATGAGCGGAAGCAGATGATGGTGGACTTGAGCGACGGTTTTATCGCTCTTCCGGGGGGGTTTGGCACGCTCGATGAGTTGTTTGAAACCCTGACTTGGCTGCAACTTAGCTTCCACGGAAAACCTGTGGGTTTGTTCAATGTGAATGGCTTCTTCGATGGACTGCTCCAGTTCCTTGATCACATGGCCTCACAGGGGTTTTTGCGCCAAGTTCACCGGAATTGTGTCCTCGTTTCGGACAATCCCGATGATCTGTTGGCTCAAATGCGAGCGTTTCAGGCTCCAGACTTGGGCAAGTGGATCGAAACCATGGTGGCTGCGGAACGCTAA
- a CDS encoding two-component system sensor histidine kinase NtrB — translation MRSAFLDKLLKRMDRLEPSEVQGVVVELIKEKGFLEKTFQALQEGVILLDNERRVTYVNRAACQLFGLKEEQVIGQKITQGLRGLDWTELLKPGTVVSRDLETFYPENRFLNFYITSIDDHQPLGFVMLIRDVTETRKRTEEQIESERLNAFTLLAAGVAHELGNPLNSLTIHLQLLERRLKKMGKSSDPLREHLDVATGEIKRMDRIISQFLSAIRPTKPQLQRVQISDLVHESLRFLKPDLDQAGVKVRLDLRTDMPAMPLDADQMKQALYNLIRNACQAMPQGGTLTIQGSYTDFEVHLSFEDSGKGISPEQMGRLFQPFSTTRATGTGLGLLIVRRIIREHGGEIDIESRVGKGTRVSLWLPLIERKVRLLEAGTVDEIKPPSSSNS, via the coding sequence ATGAGATCTGCCTTCCTAGACAAGCTGCTCAAACGCATGGACCGCCTGGAGCCCTCCGAGGTCCAGGGGGTTGTCGTTGAGTTGATCAAGGAAAAAGGCTTTCTCGAGAAAACTTTTCAGGCTCTCCAGGAGGGGGTCATTCTGCTGGATAACGAGCGGCGTGTCACCTACGTCAACCGGGCGGCTTGTCAGCTCTTCGGCTTGAAAGAAGAACAGGTGATCGGTCAAAAGATCACCCAAGGCCTGCGCGGACTGGATTGGACGGAACTGCTAAAACCCGGCACCGTGGTCAGTCGGGATTTGGAGACGTTTTACCCCGAAAATCGATTTCTAAACTTCTACATCACCAGCATTGATGATCACCAGCCGCTGGGATTCGTCATGCTCATTCGGGATGTGACGGAAACCCGCAAACGAACGGAGGAGCAGATCGAAAGCGAGCGGCTGAATGCTTTCACTCTTCTCGCAGCCGGGGTGGCTCATGAGTTGGGCAATCCTTTGAATTCGCTCACCATTCATCTGCAATTGCTGGAGCGGCGGTTGAAGAAAATGGGGAAGAGCTCCGACCCGCTACGTGAACATCTGGATGTCGCCACGGGAGAGATCAAGCGGATGGACCGCATCATCAGTCAATTTTTATCGGCCATTCGCCCTACGAAGCCGCAGCTCCAGCGCGTGCAGATCTCGGATCTGGTTCATGAGAGTCTACGTTTTTTAAAGCCAGATCTCGACCAGGCTGGGGTCAAGGTGCGGTTGGATCTTCGCACGGATATGCCCGCCATGCCTCTGGATGCTGACCAGATGAAGCAGGCGCTTTATAACCTCATTCGTAACGCTTGCCAAGCCATGCCCCAAGGCGGCACGCTGACGATCCAAGGCAGTTACACGGACTTCGAAGTTCACCTGAGTTTTGAAGATTCTGGTAAAGGCATCAGCCCAGAGCAGATGGGGAGATTGTTTCAGCCCTTCTCCACGACTCGGGCGACAGGCACAGGCTTGGGACTCCTGATTGTCAGACGGATCATTCGTGAACACGGTGGCGAGATCGATATCGAAAGCCGTGTGGGTAAGGGCACGCGCGTCAGCCTCTGGTTGCCTCTGATTGAGCGTAAAGTGCGGCTGTTGGAGGCGGGGACTGTTGACGAAATCAAACCTCCGTCATCTAGCAACTCGTGA
- a CDS encoding ABC transporter substrate-binding protein: MVPNFQLLRLHRHLFAGLALVLLFGPLTGVAQEHVVLQLKWKHAFQFAGFYAAVEKGFYKEAGLDVTLVEGGPETHFADELTKGRCQYAVALSSMLIHRQEGKPLVALAAILQHSPEVLLVPEKSGINTPHQMAGKTVAVSPEDTPALLAMFKNEGLAADAVKTIPYEFSPEKMLSGEIAGMGAYTINEPFQLRTVGIPYRLLQPRDYGVDFYGDCLYTTDQEIALHPARVRAFLDASLKGWHYAMSHREELVSIIKNRYDCPYSREALLFEADEMARLMFSELIEIGHMNEGRWRHIGDTYVRLGMLTPDYELEGFLYDRNPKTDLSWLLWTLGATVGSTLLLGGLLLILIRINKRIKNAERQARESQAMLQTIINTIPVGVVWKDRDSRILGCNQVFATYAGLGSPEQARGLTSETLPWVESEDGNDQVVEEGRKILLAEKTLTDKDGKTRHFYESKVPLKDEQNQTIGLLSVVEDITSLKTAEQHQTKLKDRLLQSQKYESLHRLANGVCHHSNNILQALTSYAELARMQSPPGQTRDFMDGVLRESQRVAALNRVLLTCTGHGLHQFEKTDIKRFIEESMPTLKCCLPGSHLLEWQHEGLDVNILADRESLRHLLINLLTNASEATEGAGTIHLHTGKTLCTSSDLQENHVEPAPAPGPYLYMDIIDTGRGMTPEVLQMVFDPFFSTKFTGRGLGMAATLGIVKSHHGTIKIQSEAGHGTTVRVLLPLLKEEAALKT; this comes from the coding sequence ATGGTGCCCAACTTCCAGCTTCTACGACTCCATCGTCACCTCTTTGCCGGTCTTGCGCTGGTGCTTTTGTTTGGTCCCCTGACGGGAGTGGCCCAAGAGCATGTCGTCTTGCAGTTGAAGTGGAAACACGCCTTTCAGTTCGCAGGCTTCTACGCAGCAGTCGAAAAAGGTTTTTATAAGGAAGCGGGGCTGGATGTCACTCTGGTAGAAGGGGGACCTGAAACCCACTTTGCCGATGAGCTGACCAAGGGCCGCTGTCAGTATGCGGTGGCCCTGTCCTCAATGCTGATCCATCGACAAGAGGGCAAACCTCTCGTCGCTCTAGCGGCCATCCTGCAGCACTCCCCGGAGGTCCTGCTGGTGCCGGAGAAAAGTGGCATCAACACGCCGCATCAAATGGCGGGCAAAACCGTCGCCGTCTCTCCTGAAGATACCCCTGCCCTTCTGGCCATGTTTAAGAACGAAGGGCTGGCGGCCGACGCGGTGAAGACCATCCCCTACGAGTTCAGCCCGGAGAAAATGCTGAGCGGTGAAATCGCTGGGATGGGAGCCTATACCATCAACGAACCCTTCCAGTTGCGCACTGTCGGCATCCCCTACCGTCTTCTCCAACCTCGCGATTATGGCGTGGATTTCTACGGGGACTGTCTTTATACCACAGACCAAGAGATTGCCCTGCATCCGGCTCGCGTCCGTGCCTTTCTCGATGCCTCCCTCAAGGGCTGGCACTATGCCATGAGTCATCGGGAGGAACTGGTCAGCATCATCAAAAATCGCTACGACTGCCCCTACAGCCGTGAAGCGCTGCTCTTTGAGGCTGATGAAATGGCGCGACTGATGTTCTCGGAGCTCATCGAGATCGGCCACATGAATGAAGGCCGCTGGAGACACATCGGCGACACCTACGTCCGACTGGGGATGCTGACGCCTGACTACGAACTGGAGGGCTTTCTTTACGACCGAAATCCGAAGACCGACCTTTCCTGGCTGCTCTGGACCTTGGGAGCTACGGTAGGCAGCACCCTTTTACTCGGCGGCTTACTGCTGATCCTCATTCGAATCAACAAGCGCATCAAGAATGCGGAGCGCCAAGCGCGCGAATCCCAAGCCATGTTACAAACGATCATCAACACGATTCCGGTGGGTGTAGTGTGGAAGGATCGTGACTCTCGTATTCTCGGCTGCAATCAGGTCTTCGCCACTTACGCCGGGCTTGGCAGTCCCGAGCAAGCCCGAGGTCTCACCAGTGAAACCCTTCCCTGGGTCGAATCCGAAGACGGCAATGATCAAGTCGTCGAAGAAGGTCGTAAAATCCTATTGGCTGAAAAGACCCTGACGGACAAAGACGGCAAAACCCGCCACTTCTACGAAAGCAAGGTCCCCCTCAAAGACGAGCAAAACCAAACCATCGGTCTTCTCAGCGTTGTCGAAGACATCACGTCTCTCAAAACCGCGGAACAACATCAGACCAAGCTCAAAGACCGACTTCTCCAGTCTCAGAAATATGAAAGCCTGCATCGCTTGGCCAATGGGGTTTGCCATCACTCCAATAACATCCTCCAGGCCCTAACCAGCTATGCTGAATTAGCTCGTATGCAGTCCCCTCCCGGTCAGACTCGGGACTTTATGGATGGCGTGTTACGAGAGAGTCAGCGTGTGGCCGCGCTTAACCGCGTGCTCCTCACCTGCACCGGCCACGGATTGCACCAGTTTGAGAAAACAGACATCAAACGTTTCATCGAGGAATCCATGCCGACTCTGAAATGCTGTCTCCCAGGCTCACACCTCCTGGAATGGCAGCATGAAGGGCTCGACGTGAACATCCTCGCCGACCGCGAAAGCCTGCGCCATCTACTCATCAATCTCCTCACCAATGCCTCGGAGGCCACTGAGGGCGCGGGCACCATTCATCTTCATACTGGCAAGACCCTCTGCACGTCCTCCGACTTGCAAGAAAACCACGTCGAACCGGCTCCAGCCCCAGGGCCATATCTGTATATGGATATCATTGACACCGGACGCGGCATGACGCCTGAGGTTCTCCAGATGGTTTTCGATCCCTTCTTTTCCACCAAGTTCACCGGGCGCGGTCTGGGCATGGCGGCCACGCTGGGCATCGTCAAGAGCCACCACGGCACCATCAAAATCCAGAGCGAAGCGGGCCATGGCACCACCGTCCGAGTCCTGCTGCCGCTGCTCAAAGAAGAAGCTGCCCTCAAGACTTAG
- the cutA gene encoding divalent-cation tolerance protein CutA, whose amino-acid sequence MTEILLVLSTFPDVEKARQTGTALVESQLAACVSLCPQLESIYRWQGAVETNAEVLAIFKTTAGTYPALEKRLRELHPYELPEIVALPAAQVSAAYAQWVAKEVTQPIIV is encoded by the coding sequence ATGACCGAAATTCTGCTGGTTTTAAGTACGTTTCCAGATGTCGAAAAGGCGAGACAAACTGGCACAGCGCTGGTGGAATCGCAACTGGCTGCATGTGTCAGTTTGTGTCCTCAGCTAGAGTCGATTTATCGCTGGCAGGGAGCTGTAGAGACCAACGCCGAAGTCCTGGCGATTTTTAAAACGACCGCGGGAACCTACCCTGCTCTGGAGAAACGCTTACGCGAACTCCACCCCTACGAGCTGCCTGAGATCGTGGCCCTCCCTGCCGCTCAGGTCAGTGCGGCTTATGCTCAGTGGGTCGCTAAGGAAGTCACACAGCCGATCATTGTTTAG
- a CDS encoding sigma-54-dependent transcriptional regulator: MTDPATILIVDDEKHTRDGLRLALEDDFDCYVASNAAEALEHLKHENVDVMLTDLRLGDDDGMRLLETALGLPHPPVCIMMTAYGSVDTAVEAMRRGAYHFVTKPLNLDEVDLLVKRALKSRKLEHENKALKQQVEQKYSIEGILGKADTLKPILDTIQQVAPTRATILIEGESGTGKELVARAIHNLSGRPKAKLVTVHCAALSPQILESELFGHEKGAFTGAQERRIGRFEMADGGTLFLDEIGEIDASTQVKLLRALGEQTIERVGGSKPIKVDVRVVAATNRDLAKMVEEGKFREDLYWRLRVVTIHMPPLRSRKGDIPILAEHFLKDLAAANGKTYKPLGEDALPLLMTYDWPGNVRELRAAIEHGVVMSNSSRVMAKHLPAYLSQPGGLGWRVPVSVSLPSKGGDKTPDELPKAELDIHEMEKTLILEALERAGNNRSEAAEKLNMSRRTLQRKLKEMGMVRMHRKRTPKS, from the coding sequence ATGACCGATCCTGCGACCATCCTCATCGTCGATGATGAGAAACATACTCGAGACGGCCTCCGCCTTGCGTTGGAGGACGATTTCGATTGTTATGTTGCTTCAAACGCTGCTGAGGCGCTCGAACATCTCAAGCATGAGAATGTGGATGTGATGTTGACCGATCTTCGGTTAGGTGATGATGACGGGATGCGTTTACTAGAAACGGCTTTAGGCCTTCCTCACCCACCCGTATGCATCATGATGACAGCCTATGGTAGTGTGGATACGGCGGTGGAGGCCATGCGCCGCGGGGCCTACCACTTCGTCACAAAACCGTTGAATCTCGATGAGGTGGATTTGTTGGTGAAGCGGGCTTTGAAGAGCCGCAAACTCGAGCATGAGAACAAAGCGCTTAAACAACAGGTCGAGCAAAAGTATTCGATCGAAGGCATCTTGGGGAAAGCAGATACACTCAAACCCATTCTCGATACCATCCAGCAGGTGGCTCCCACGCGGGCGACTATCTTGATCGAAGGCGAGAGTGGAACGGGCAAAGAGTTGGTGGCCCGAGCCATCCACAATCTGAGTGGCCGCCCCAAAGCGAAGCTGGTGACGGTGCATTGCGCCGCTTTGTCCCCACAGATCTTGGAGAGTGAGCTTTTTGGCCATGAAAAAGGTGCGTTTACCGGCGCTCAAGAGCGGCGGATCGGCCGCTTTGAAATGGCCGATGGAGGCACCCTTTTCTTGGATGAGATCGGTGAGATCGACGCCAGCACTCAAGTGAAGCTCTTGCGTGCGCTTGGTGAACAAACTATTGAACGAGTGGGCGGGAGTAAGCCCATCAAAGTTGACGTTCGGGTGGTCGCCGCCACCAATCGGGACTTGGCCAAAATGGTGGAGGAAGGCAAGTTCAGGGAAGATCTTTATTGGCGTTTGCGTGTGGTGACAATTCACATGCCACCGCTGCGCAGCCGTAAAGGAGATATCCCCATCCTGGCCGAGCACTTCCTCAAAGATTTAGCCGCAGCAAATGGCAAGACGTACAAGCCGCTTGGCGAAGATGCATTGCCGCTGCTCATGACTTATGATTGGCCCGGCAATGTTCGTGAGCTACGTGCTGCCATTGAACATGGTGTGGTAATGAGCAACAGCAGCCGCGTGATGGCCAAACACCTGCCTGCCTATCTGTCTCAGCCTGGCGGGCTGGGCTGGCGGGTGCCCGTGTCCGTGTCCTTGCCTAGCAAGGGGGGGGACAAAACGCCTGACGAGCTTCCCAAAGCCGAGTTAGACATCCACGAGATGGAGAAGACCTTGATCCTCGAAGCCTTGGAAAGAGCAGGGAACAATCGCAGTGAGGCTGCTGAAAAGCTCAACATGAGTCGCCGCACTTTGCAGCGGAAGCTGAAGGAAATGGGCATGGTGCGGATGCATCGCAAGCGCACGCCTAAGTCTTGA